The nucleotide window ctTACATATTTCGATGTGCAAATTTCTTATCCAGTTTAGAGCGGGTCGGTTTTTCCTTCGACTGCCTTGTGGATTCCAGTTAATACTGTTCCGGATGATTGTTACTGAATCTCGTCTCAGAACATCCCCATTTTCTTTTGAGAATTTCAGCCCACAGGGTGTTTGGTTGTGCATGAACATAAGTCCGTGTTGAAGATGGTGACGGACCAGAAAATGCTTCAAATATTGCATTGGTGATGTCTTCCTTTGAATGGAACTatctacatataataaaataatattagttggATTCTCGTTAGCTCAGATCTCtattttgaattcatatttGTTTCCAATCAATgtcattttaataaaagtaaCTCAATATAAACTGCATACGTATTTAAGTGCTTCTTCATATTGTCAACGCTTTCAAGGAACCCTACTGCAGTCCAAATGAGATACTCGTACACTCttacacacttacacacacttAGAAACAAAGCCACGGCACTTGTAAATTTTCCCATGATATCACTTACTATGAAGAGCGAACATAAAGATTATTGGCGATATTGCAATATAATCCAATGGGATTTTTATGGCTGAGAATAGAGTGTTCATTACGCGCGCAACTCAACGCTGTGTAGCATTCTTATGTGCGCTAAGAAGTTATTATTGCAAGTCATAATACAAacgtttattgaatatttatagcATGGAACGGCATGACAGTTCGAAAGAATAGCAAACAACGGACGACGATTGGCGGTGGTCTTCCTCCTCAGCATGAGAGGAAAGTGATGAACTGTGcgcgttttgtttttttttctggaaaaaagtaagaaaagttTACAAAAGTGTTGCATATGCCAAGGCGCTTACCAGTCCTATGTCGGTACGCTAGTATTTTTGTTGTCACTACACACGCTCAGAGGCAAACAAAGCGTGCAACGTGAAACGTTTAAGGAACAACCATTTATAAGCAGTCatattcatgtacatatgtatgaaggtgcgtgtgtgtgtgtgcgggaaATCtaagtgtgtgtaaatatgtgcttTTGTGAGCGTTTCTAttgaaaatgcaaagcaaatgcATGTGCGAAAATGGCCACCTGAGAAATCAGACGAAGTGATTGTCGCGAATTGATTGAGGAACTGTTATTATGCTGGTGTTATtgttagtatatgtatgtgtgactgTGTATTGGTTAGTATGTTGAGCGCTCGCCAGCGTTAATGTGACAATGACAAGGAAGCGCATGTTTGCCGTTAGCttgcgtttttttgttgtttcccgaatattattaatattgttgttgtactaataATAGCTGTTTCACTTGCTTCAGCATTTGATTTTGCTGCAAAACACGTTGGAAAACGCGACCATCCTGGCACTGCCTCACATTCGCTGCACAATGAGCTGCCTGGGCCGCTCGAGCTCCCAGCTTACTTTAGATTTATGCAatgtatgttattgttgttgaacaACAAAGCGGTGTTTTGAACTgaaattgaatataatttagCGAATATACGGGaggcaacaataatttttacaacaaaaaacttggtatagtagacacatacataaaaacatacatgagagtacatatatacatacacatgcacatacaaTGGCGCGCGCTGATGCTCGTGAGAAAACTGACAACTGTCCGCCACTGTTACCGCCGCTAACACTTTAAATCAAAAGCAATACACCCCATCGCTTGACGTTTGCGATAGCGTATTAAAAAGGAACTTATTTTTTATGCCATTTTTAATTTGCACATACATAATTCGCCTTGTAGACcccactctctctctctgtacacataaaaataggagccaacaaaacaaacaaataaacaacctGAAACGCCCACAATGCCAAAGTGCTCTGGAAAAAACACCAAAAGGATGGGAttcgcaaaaaatgtaaatcgaCGATTAAGGCAATGACCACTACAAGTGCCGCGGCATGCAAATCTATGCGCTACGAGCGTTTACTGCTTACTTAGGATAAGCATATATTTCTACCTGTGTGTGGATAGCCGGGCTAGCGACTAGCGCACAGTTTAGTCAACTTCAAGCGCCGTAGTAATAGTGACTTAGTCGCTATAAATTTGGAAAGCCGTgataaaaaaacgcataaaaattcTATTCGAATCGGGTTGCAAATGTAAGAAAAAGCgaagtaaaaaattacaaaatcaaatcTGTGGCTTTCCACATGAACCCTGCACCCCAAGCACTTTAATTGTTGGTGGGCATGGTAATAGTAGTGATTAGGATCagcttaaagcatttttagtagtctGCTAAAGTTGTGATTCATTTCATGGCAGCGCATGCCATTCAACACTCTCAAGTGAGGCGGGCCTTGTGTTTAAAGTTTCTCATTTGCATGAAATAAGGCGTTATTAAATGCTTTTATTCTAAATTGTCCACTCGAaagatttttgtaatttaattgttCATGAAATTGGTGGTTAAAAGTGATTTTAACTTGAGAACCGCAAGAATCTGATTACTCGAGAAATTTCGACAGTGAAAATAACACTATTTTTCTAcgtttattatgaaaaaaaaattgttgactcATGAAAACCTTTTTTTGTCCTTCATTAACCAATTGATGACGAGAGCAATGACTTAGGTGTCTCATGAATCGTAAACAGCTCATTGTCGACACATCAACACTTCGCTTAATCACAAAAATACccataagcatacatatgtgtttgtaagtccctcataaaattttttttttttgcttactcaTGAAAGGACCTCACTCGGTCCACCACATATGACACGTCATATTCCAACAGTTGCGTTTTACGATGTTGaagacaataaaattttattatcgaaGAAATCACTTTGCCAATGTTACAGACGCGCGCCGCGCTCGAGCTAAGTCGCTCTGAACATACCCTAAGTGAGTGATGTGAGGGGTTCGAAGGGCTGCAGTGTGATTAGCGTGTGTGGCGAAACAATTTGCTGTCTTCTATGGTATCGGGGGTGCAGAGGTGAATTGAGTTCACAACGAGTATTGACTAccctttgttatttgttttgtttttcatttacttttcatttagtTCTTGTTCTTCCCCAATTTGGTTTACGTTCTCGGTTTATGTGAAGTTGTTACCACTTGTTATTATCCTCCATTTCTTTGGCAGAGATTTTCTTAAGCCACATGAACAAATTTTGTATGGGTGCAAGAGCAACCGTAAATGTGAATGTATGTGtcagcacacacacatccacacatgCGCACACAAATTAAACACTTGCACTTTATGCCATCGAACCCTGTAACTGGGTGTGTGTATTCTCAAACAAAGCTGACACTCTCTGGTCCTTGATTGTTatctattatacatatgtatattcgtttGCCCTCCTCGTCCTTCCTGTGAGTACATCGTGGACTTGCTCTCCACCGGTCGGACTATTGCAATTACTTATGTGGCAAACAAACACTTCTTTTTGgctttacaatttatatatatgcaagaAGACATGTGTAAGTGCGCTTCGCTGTGTGTGTTTGGGTGTGTAAGTATGTCTAAGCATGCATTTGTTTCGTTGTAATGGAATATAAGCACATTGTAAATTGGTTTGTAATTTTTGGGATTAACAAAGACATGCAAGTTGCCACACAAGGACCCCGTATATGTGCtgaacatatgtttgtttgtaagcTTGTAGATATGTGTGCAACATATTCAATGccacattgtttttgttattattattgttgttgtaattgcaagTGTTCTCTGGTATTTTATTGCATTCTCAATTGCCTCTTGTCCGTCGGGTGCTTCATTTAAAGTTAATGAATGTCGGGTGAAAGTTAAGGctctgcaacaataacaatatgatATTTGTGCACTAAGCACCAAAATATGTGGCCATAGATTCGGCCAGCCAACAAGATGTTGTCGATAACGTCTTAAAACACGAATCTAATTTACTTTCGTGAAAGcgaaatatttcaattcaacAAACACAAGCGTACGTACAAATGTGAAATCTCGGTGGCATGTGTGGTTCGCTAAAGTAGAGAGTGTGAggcatataaatttaaaacttgtTAAGACTAAGTAACATTGGTTTACAATGAAATCCGATaagtaattttttgtatatctgAAGGGTAGATGTGCCCAATTTCCTCCCGTTAGAAAGAGTATTCAAGTCCTGGACTACGAGGGCATTCAAATAACCCTCATATCAAACAAATTTCCAAATACATATCTGATATGGGAAggttttgaaatcaaaaaagtcaTTATCTAATTGAAGCCTAAAACGATACTAGAAAGCCCAATATCAAGCGTTGAGAAGACTGCATGTAAAACTTTTCATTTATATCATTACTTCAAGATATATATCACAATAATTTTGGCGATCCTAAACCTATACTATAAACCTATAGTAGATGACCTACTGTCCAGACAGAAGGGAATATAACCTCTAATCATAAAGAAGATGAAAATAGCATGAAAGAGCATAACATACCACAATCgggtacatacaaatacacaggCAGCAGCCCAATGCAAGAGTTTTCAATACGAGGGGAGTTGATTGGCAGTACACATTATAAACATGTCGCCTGCCACAATTTTGTGTAGCTAATAAAAAGTCCCAACAATTTGCGATAAACCggaaataactcacaccaaacaTAGCGTAAATACAAGAGAACGAatatgcaataataaataatttctacaAAGTTGTGTTTGTGAAGAGAGAGAGGGAGCTAACATGTATGTATTGGAATAGAAGTAAGGGGGTCGGGACAAACAGCGGTTAAGGCAACGGAAATTGCATGCATGCGTCAAATTCTCACAAGTCTCCACATAGTGGAATGGGTTGCACCGTTAGTTTGgtaaaacattttcgaaaacatttgaggcaatttatatttattctgcGTCAGGCGGCATGGTGGGTGGTTAAAGTCCCTTTACACCCTTAACTTGacgtttgttgttttaattaagtattttattaatggcttaggcCGAGTTAAAACGATCAAAACAAGTGGCGAAGTGGGAGTCATTAACGGAACTACACTTACTTGTGGTCTACCTTAAGACATAATTTGAGAACACAAAACACACCCATTAGTAAGGAATTTCTACACTAAACTTTAATTAGCATTataattaagttttattaattttcctttttggtatcacaaaattattatttggcgGCTTATTGGAAcaggaaaaaagttaatttcaactacttaattatgaatatacatttgtttaaatatttgagtttttgtttttgtgtgttttggcGCTTATAGGAGAGTTGCTTTTgagcatttaatattaatattccaaCTGCTGAAGATTTTTTTCATACTCAAAAATCTTCACATCTCCAACAGCAGCTGATTACTCTTTATGAAAAGTCGCTGCAACAGTGTTGCCACCATGGCGGCGCACCAACATGTGCCAATACCTGTCTCCACGCGCTGAAAAGTGCTCACCGCCCGGCCACGCCCCGTATTGCAGAGCGACTTCTCGCAGCAGGAAGTGCAAGCGTACAGCTTCGTTCGCTCGCCGATCACAATGCAGCCGGCCTCACAGTTAACGGCACAGCGTCGATCCAATGACCACATTTTCGGAGCACTGGTGGAATTCTCCGTACTGGTGGTGTATGAGAAGCGCTTCACCTGCGAGAAAGAAATTGTTAATTCTAAGTTTCACTCAATAGTCACTCCGCACTCACCATACAAATAAACTCCTCACCCTTGCACTTGCGTATGAAATTGGTCAGATTGCGCGTCGAGACATCCACACACGCTTCTCCGTGGTCCATCGTGTCGCACTCGTAGCAGGAGAGATCATTAATGCGCTCCGTGGCGGCTTGCGTGCGATGCACCGTATTCGAAATCGATTGTCCATCAGCTGTTGCAAGGAAAAATGTGGCACAAAATCCATAGTTACCGTTATgcgtataaatattgatttttctgATTGCACCTACCTGATTGCATCGCTCCCAATGCCAGCCAAAGCACGTATATTGCTATTCTCTGTTTTTGCGTCATCTCTTAGCGGTTTCATAAGATACTGGAGATATGTTTCAAGTTCGTAAATATCGTCTAAGcactttcaatttaatatttactttgaaaGTTTTCAGGAACAGTTTCCTTTTCagcttttgtattatttacacATGCCTTGACAGGCTCAACCACATTTAGTGTGGGGGTGATTGTGTAATGACAGCGAATGTCATGTGAATCGGAAGTGTACGGAGGACATGCGCAGTAATTATCGAAAATGTACGAAGGTTTCCAAATGACTTTCATTCGGAATATCCGTTAGTTTGATTAAAGAGGTTTTCAAAACGAAAAGGGATTgaagacatattttttatatcggtATTTGAACTACCGAAGGTTAACTAACTCATTATGAGTATGGATTCAGGTACTGTCGTAAAAAGTTGGATTCACGGAATTCATTCACATTCTCACAAATCTTCAGGGGTTTGGAGTTCAGTTCAGAGTAAAAAACTAGGTCGCAATACTATAATACTTTTAGTAGATATAGTTATACCTTATACTTCAACGTTCTCCAAAAATTAGCTCAAAGTTTTGATCTGAAGCTCTTATGTGAACTATATCTACGAAATCAGGTTTTTCTTGCGCCGCTTTTTCACATACGACtataaaaccaaaattataaatagtatttcgatttatttagtatatttgaaaatacatcatatatatttattgaagatCACTTGTTCTCCGTTAATTGCATTCTAAGAAGAACCTGCTAATACAATCTCAAATATTGCATCGCTTGCCGACTCTGTATGGGATAGAGTTCGCCCACATTAAACATCAAATCGACAATGTGCGTGGGGCGCAACATCCGCCAAGGCATGAATTTCATGGTCTTCTTATCGCAGTGTGGATCGTGGTCAATCTCCACCGGCAAGGGCACTTCGTTGAATAGCAGGCGTCCGTCGACGGCGCGTTGTAATGTACATGGTAAACCGATTTGATCGGCCAAAGCTTTGAAAAGAATTGCTCGCTCAAATTGGCAGCCAGTGTGCACCATGCCGAGGGGTATGAAATTGCAGTGGAGCGCACGTGCGATATCGTATAAGTGGCATTTGACAGTGTGATTGGAGCACTCTTCGGTGGTGTTGAGATCCAGTCGTTTCAGATTTCTGCTAAGTGCAGCCTCTACGATCTCGGCAATAACTTTAGCGCGCTTGGCCAAATTATCGAAGTCAATGCAACGACTCATTTTCGCAGGATTTTGCAGTAAACCATATTTCTGTAAGGATGAGGAGTTAGTTATAAGATTTCGGGAGTTCTATATTAAATTAACTCACTTCTAGTTCTCCGTTCACCAATTCTAATATGCGCGGTAGATCACTATCACCTGGTTTACGACAGTAACACCAGCTACCCGTAACACCGGAACGTTCATCCATCGGAAAGCATTCTATTGGTACTTCTATAATCAGATCGGGTGGTGAAACCTTGCGTTCGAAATTCACAACTAGAATAGGGTGTAACGGCGAAACATCCTCTTtgagaatattttggaaaacgcGGAAATCGTCGAATTTCTTTTTGGAGACAAGGAAGTCATTACCAGCAGTGCTGTCTGTAAAACCGAGATGGTTGCGTATACAAAACTTAAGACTTGGACACTTAGAAAGTATAGCTTCAATGGCGGGACCCCAAGTGGACACGCACATAGCCAAACGTTGATTTAAAAGAAGTCTAAAGTGGAGAGAGAGGTAAATGAATAACGCCCAAATGTATAAGGAGAATGTAGCTCACACTTCTAAAACACCCGCCTCGATGTATTCGTGCACCATCTCGGGGAAACGTGCGGTTTGCATAATGAAATTAGTGACTGAGGTCTTAACCAGATTGGAGAGAGACTTGAGACCGCGCTTCATGGACGGTGCAATGTAGTGTGAGAGTAGCACTGTGCGGACTTTCTCCTCATCAGCCAACGTGCAGAGACACCGGAAAATGTTGTTCACTAATATGGCCGTGGCGAAGGAGttctgtaaaatatttgaagagaaGTTAAAGAAGTATAGTGAGCTGTGATTATTACTGGAAATTCAGTACGCACCCTTAGCATAAGCGCTATATTCATCGTGAGCAGCGTAGACTCGCCCAGAATCTCACGGTAGTCCTCATTTTGTGCCAATTGTTCGATGATATTCAGCAGCGATAGTATAAAGTCAATGGAGagatcttgttgttgttgaccaaATATGCGGCCCAGGAGGAGAGCAATCTGTAGCGCCAACAATTGGTGCGCAGTGTCATGGAAGGCAAAGCGCAATAAATTGCCAATCAAATCGGCCGCCTGTTCACGTGTGCGTATATCAATGCCAGGTTGGGATATGATGTCTAAAGACGAAAGATGCGaaggcaaaaaaattaaaaaactgtcGAAATGAAATGTCAGAGGTGTCTTACATGCCAGTCGCTCTATCACACCCGCTTCATACAGCTGCAGTATGCGATTGGCCGCATTCGTATTCTTCATCATGCGGTTCAAACCAGCTATCACATGTGGCGCTGGGCCATACGGATCCACTTGCAACAGACAGTCCAAGAATAGATCCGTCACCATTGCCTCGTAGATGCGCTGCAAGAACTGCTCATATTTGGCGTTCTCTGCAAAGATCCAGATCACCTTGCATTTCACACTCGCTGCATACGCCAACAGATTATCGCTCACATTCTGCATAATGCGATCGAAGAAATTGTGCTCGAAGAAGAGTTTTGTCATCTTCTCGGTGCGCATGGCCGTGGCCAATGCCTCGATCGCTTCGGTGCCGTGTTCGGTGGTAGCAAAATCGCAGAACAGTTGAGTTAATTGCCGTAGCGTGAAAATACAACGACTTAAGTCGGCGAATGTAGAGTTATCGCTCGTGTCCACAATGAGATCTTTGACGATCTTCAGCGCCGCGCTGCGTATGTCCACAAATTCATTTGTGATATCGCAAAGCACACGTTCGATGGGAAAGTTTGGCAATGTGCTGAACGCCAGCAATTTCTCAGCATCCAACAGTAGCAGCATTTTGTGTATGGCCTCGAAGGATTGCCACAAAATGTCTGGATTCTCGGTATTTGCAATCAGTAAGAAGAACTTCTCCAGGAAATCACTCTTCTCCAGCATTGCATTGGCAACTTGCGGATCttgcaaacatttatttataataaccgTTAAATATTCCAGAGTAAAATCATCAACTTCGAGTAGATACGCCTCCAAACATATTCCTAAAATGAAAACCATTTTCTCCGGCTCCACATCGCGCAGCATATCCATGCTTTCAATGAGCGTGCACGCCAAATAGGTGGCGAATCGTCGAATCATTACCGCATCAGATGTCATATAGAACTTTTTCTCCAACAGCAACTCGAGCAGTTTCAACTTTTTCAGCTCCTCCACATTCTCGCGCTGTTTGCGCGCATATTCGGTGATATTCTTGAAAACGGTAACCAGCACTGAGTCCTCCTGTGAGTTGAGCAACAACAGCGCTGTTTCAATGGCTTGTATCGGCACGATCACCTCCTTAAACGACTCATTCTCCCTCTTGGCACGGTCCGAGTATGTGGAGCGTGAGGTATAAATACTCTTTGGTTTTTTCTTGTGCATTCTCTATTTGGTTATATGCTGTGTTAATTGTGACTAAAAACGTTTcttatcaaaataaatgtataaatattttctaaaaagaaaaattttttcaattttttttttgtgctgctCTTGATTTCTGTTTTTCTGATCAAGACAGCTAAAATTTTGTGCGTGCaatgaaattggaaaatatattttgtggcatgatcaatattcaataaaaacttgGCTATTGATTTAGAgatgaaaatgtttaaaactaaTTGTATAAGCATTGATTATAAGGAAATACATTTACTTCTTTCGTTTAAGATGCTCTAAGGCGAACATCAAAATTATCctcttatttatattatatgtatttgctcaagcagctcacgacttccggtctaagaccaagtatcctctgagtACCCAACAAACAGCTGTTTGGAAGAGAGCTAATGTGAGAAGGCTAAGCCCGCTTCAGCGGTTGTGCGCAGTGTTTGGGACCCATCACATAAAAAACCtgccccaatgaaaaggaaataaCAGCCTCTAATGAGAGATCCTAATTTTGATGAAAGAAGATCGACACACCCcacctctttgtcgattttaaaactTCTTTCGACTGGACGAAAAGGAGCGACGAGGATAAGACGAAACGCATATCccttgtcatcaaacaaacagtaggcgcattcgcgtcttggctctcaaGTCACTGtttacagtcataactttgaagttgtagatattcGTCTATAtcggaaccagcattaacaccaatatcagcctcgaaatccaacgcagactCACTTTTGAAAGCAGATGCTCctttggactgagtgggcaattgaaaaggaaagtcctctttcgacgaatCAAAACCACACtcctctacaagtcgctcattatacccgtcctgctttatgggaCTGAAGCGTGGACGTACTTTGaccattggcaacggcgaataccccagacgatggaatgatagctgaataaaaatacgaaagcactccagctccagcttgaaagtgttcgatgcagaagAAGAATATTGAGATTGCTGGCAGAACATAATCAAGTAAGTTAGGGTTAAGTCtagataaaaaatgtttaagcgTAGCATCCAAAAGAAAAGTGTGTAAGAGTCTCTTGTATTTTATGACACAGCTTAAGGCCTTCGCGGTGATTTAGCTTAAAGGAAACGCGATATAATAAATAGTGCTTGGAGATATTATAGTCTCTAAAGCATACGAGCCTTATAGGTGTTCGGgtgcaacaaaaaccaaattgccacaaatatttttcgcttattttcaaaaggtccaacaacaacaacaaatcagcaaatttattaattaaattatttattttattttgaattttttgttatgtattgtatataaatgAGATGGTTAGATTACAATTTCAAAAGATAAACTTGAAAATATCGCAAGGCAACAGATAAGCCAAtataccatttttttatttttattatatatatatgtataagtaaatatatattatatatattttaaatgcttacatgaatttgtaaatatttatatatgtttgtgtgtatgtagtatgtataataaaatattttgtattacaaatgCAGAGTATCCGATTTCCTTTCTGAATTggcattaatatttaatattaatagagTTGTtcgtttattatatatgtatctaaatatatatgtaaataactgtTTGTATACTGAAATATTGAATGTTTTTGTGGATAAATGTATAGAGTTGCATGTAATAAATGTTACGCTTAAAGAGCTACAGGCGTATAAAGACGCGCTAAGGAATTAGAAACAgactaataatattaaaaatatgtatatgcatttcgTTTCaacagttatatgtatgtatgtatatgtatatgtgtgtagtcAGTTTAAAatgttaacttaattttttataataataaatttaaagagtaataaaaatatagttgcGCTgacattattaataatatatataagtgaAATGCAATACAAACGAATGCAATAAGTACTTTTCATGAGATACACACTTGCAGTCGAGCTGTGCTACAATggcatatgaatatgtatgtatgtatgaatatttaaatattcgaaaTCGCTAATAAGCCAAGGCACACATGGAGATACGGAGATATCCTCGGTGTTCtggtttttcatttcattgacaTCATCTGAGATGATTCAACGTCGCATTAATGCGAAAAGGCACTGATTGGCTTCTGTTTACAGTTTGTTTAtgtttctttatgttttatctGCTTAAagataaatttatgttttttgtatgaCACATGCTAgtgtaatgtaatgtaaatatgtttttgcttTAGTTGTGCAAATGAGCTTTTGCTGGCACCCCTTAGCAGTTTTCagcttttttacttaaatttaaatttaaaaatttattacttttacagtgggtacaaaaaatatatgagccTAATAGGTTTCTTTCGAGCAAAATCTAATCACAATCAATTTGTAGTAttcgcaaattaaaaaaaaattaagtttttgatACTTATTTCTAACTTCGTGGCGCTTTTCggtttaaatttcactttttgttgttgtaattagcATTTACTGGTTTTCAGCTTGAGCGCAGTTGTGTGCAAGTCCCACTCGAATTTCTGCAACGCCTCCACCGCGGCGGCGAAGCTCAGTTCTTTTGCgggtaaaatattttgtagtttaATGATTTTGATCGCTTTGTGCACATCCCAGCCGATGAATTCGAGTGATTGTAGGCAACGTGTTGGCTCGACAACCTGTAAAATATACGAGAAGACATAAGAAGACACCCTAACTAAAAAACACTAAGAATCAATTGCTACTCACACTTTTGCCGAGCACTTTGACCATTATGCGCACCTCATCCGAGTCCACACCACGTTCGCAGCCCCTCGGTTTCTTATCGGAAAACTCTAGCAGATCCTCGCAGCTCACGGAATTCGAGTCTTTGAGACGCGCAGTGGCTGCTGCGAAGTATTCCGTTTCGGTTTGTGGACgagtcgttgttgttgcaatggagGAAGCACGTGCTACTTTGTGTATTTTGTTGCTAC belongs to Zeugodacus cucurbitae isolate PBARC_wt_2022May chromosome 6, idZeuCucr1.2, whole genome shotgun sequence and includes:
- the LOC105221181 gene encoding uncharacterized protein LOC105221181, with translation MTQKQRIAIYVLWLALGAMQSADGQSISNTVHRTQAATERINDLSCYECDTMDHGEACVDVSTRNLTNFIRKCKGEEFICMVKRFSYTTSTENSTSAPKMWSLDRRCAVNCEAGCIVIGERTKLYACTSCCEKSLCNTGRGRAVSTFQRVETGIGTCWCAAMVATLLQRLFIKSNQLLLEM
- the LOC105221182 gene encoding uncharacterized protein LOC105221182, with product MHKKKPKSIYTSRSTYSDRAKRENESFKEVIVPIQAIETALLLLNSQEDSVLVTVFKNITEYARKQRENVEELKKLKLLELLLEKKFYMTSDAVMIRRFATYLACTLIESMDMLRDVEPEKMVFILGICLEAYLLEVDDFTLEYLTVIINKCLQDPQVANAMLEKSDFLEKFFLLIANTENPDILWQSFEAIHKMLLLLDAEKLLAFSTLPNFPIERVLCDITNEFVDIRSAALKIVKDLIVDTSDNSTFADLSRCIFTLRQLTQLFCDFATTEHGTEAIEALATAMRTEKMTKLFFEHNFFDRIMQNVSDNLLAYAASVKCKVIWIFAENAKYEQFLQRIYEAMVTDLFLDCLLQVDPYGPAPHVIAGLNRMMKNTNAANRILQLYEAGVIERLAYIISQPGIDIRTREQAADLIGNLLRFAFHDTAHQLLALQIALLLGRIFGQQQQDLSIDFILSLLNIIEQLAQNEDYREILGESTLLTMNIALMLRNSFATAILVNNIFRCLCTLADEEKVRTVLLSHYIAPSMKRGLKSLSNLVKTSVTNFIMQTARFPEMVHEYIEAGVLEVLLLNQRLAMCVSTWGPAIEAILSKCPSLKFCIRNHLGFTDSTAGNDFLVSKKKFDDFRVFQNILKEDVSPLHPILVVNFERKVSPPDLIIEVPIECFPMDERSGVTGSWCYCRKPGDSDLPRILELVNGELEKYGLLQNPAKMSRCIDFDNLAKRAKVIAEIVEAALSRNLKRLDLNTTEECSNHTVKCHLYDIARALHCNFIPLGMVHTGCQFERAILFKALADQIGLPCTLQRAVDGRLLFNEVPLPVEIDHDPHCDKKTMKFMPWRMLRPTHIVDLMFNVGELYPIQSRQAMQYLRLY